The Zingiber officinale cultivar Zhangliang chromosome 2A, Zo_v1.1, whole genome shotgun sequence genomic sequence CCATAAAAAAAACATGCCTAAATTGAAGTCGAGGTCGGACTGtctaatagaaaaataaatacataaacgaGTTTCAATTCAAAAGACGATGAGCACTGAATTTGCATCTTAGCAACAAGAACAGAGATGAAAGTAGAATGAAGTAGGAAAGCATACCTCATGATGGAAACTTAAACATGAGCATGAGGGGTACCTGGCACAGCTTTTTGTAGATTTATTACAGCGCTATCATAGTTCACAAAACCAATGAACCAGAACTCATGGTTGTCGAACAAAACAATTTGAACATACTTCTCCCCTGGCTTTTCTTTGCTCACACAAGGACTAGCTGATCTCAATTGATGTAGAGGAATCACAACCTGTGTCAATCATATGTTGAAACAATAAGAATATAATTATCTTTCTAAGATAAACATCGTATATAAACTTTGGACtgtatatgtttaattatttaaaattataaggaTAAAAAAACGGAAATATACATAATAATGTCTTTTACCTCCAGGCGGTTTGGTATTCCAGATCAATATCAttgactaaggctatatttatttGAGAGAGCGGTAaacaaaagtaaagaaaagttccTTAGTGAAGAAAAAGTTTCTAtcatttatttcattaaaatttttaagagagAAAAGAAACATAATATATCAACGGATGATTTTAGAGAAAACGAAAAACAACCAATGAAAAAAATGATGCATATAtccttttttattaataaaattacaccatatataaaaaaaaatgacgcatataCCCTTTTTCAGTTATAAAAATTACGCCATATGTACCCACTTTCCACAATCAAGGTAAATAAACATACAGTGGTCgagattttttttcccttttcattCTTTTTGTATGCCCTAGATTTATTGTATCCATCCATCGTCCATTCCTTCGagtaaagaaagcataaaagtctCCTTTATAAGTATCTCTCGACTCATCCAAAAACAAAAACCATGTGATCAAAAGATAACTCCTTAATTATAAAATCTCTATTAGGGTTATCCTTCTGATAATTTGTATTTTAGTCCgtcattaaaatatatattagtcCTTAGGTCTCTATTCATAAAGGATCATATCCTATTAAATATCCAAAATCTTAATTGATCACCTTTAATTAAGTTTAACCAAATATGACAGCCCGTAATACATAATTATTTCACATGCAAATCCAACGTTGGATTAATAATCCTATAAGGATCAATTACGTTCTATTAGCTTCGAAGACATCTGCATTATATAGTTGCTTATGAGCTTATCTTTTCCAGTAATTTTATACGGCCatctttacattttttttatctgCTACATAAGTGTTGTCTTCTAAGGTATAGGTGGAATATGGAACCCTACAGTAAccatattttctttatttatggTAGTAAAAACTATTAGAAAAATAAGAGTAGATGAGAGATCTTTCAGTATCATACTGGAGCATCAAATTTCTGATGAAATCTACGTCAGGTTGTTTCTTAACTATTGCACACATCTTAAACGAGTTAAgagcaaaaaataaaataaaaataaaaacagatTCTACAACCGTAAAGCTATACTATGAAAGATTTAGTGATGATTTATATCTATCAGAAAAGTCGAAATACAATTAAATACAGGTTGCATAACAGTCTTAGCTAAATGATCACCAACTCTTCTAGGATCTTTATTGCTACATCTATAcactaaaaacttaattttatagGTAGCATCAAGGGTTCACTGAAATAAACGTCAAGACAAACAACCATCAGAATAtcaaaaagagattaaaaataatatttgacgATTCATGTAAGGATGAACCATATCTGCAGTATTCTTAATGAACTATACAGCTGCTGTTAAACACAAACAAATGTAAATTTTCAAGCTTAATCACATGGATTAAGAATTTGAGATGAGATATAATACTACtataacaacaaccaagtcttatcctactatatcattattaaacaagtcttttttggtctttttTTTCCTTGGCGAATATATGCATTTGTCATACTTTTACATCACCTAATTGGAATATTTATTAGTCATATAAACAAGATatgccgaccccacctagtgggataaaacttggttgttgttgtataaaCAAGTTATAATATAGAGAAAAAATTCGAGAGATTCTTGTCCATAAGACTCTCAGTTTGTTTGGAACACAGTTAAAAAAACACAATATAAAACAAACAGGCATAAATGGACTAATGTGGTGCTTAATTCCTCAAGATGATTGTAATTTCAAAGTTAACAAGGGAAATTTTTAACGAATATCAGTGCAGAACATGTAAAAGAATTATCACTGCCAGTGAAAAATAGAAGAGTGAGTTGTGAAGTACCTTGTAGTATGACCACTGAGTCTGATCTCCAACTTTGTAAGAAAGAGGATTATCACTGCAGAATGCAAGCTTAGCAGTAGAGAGGTACAAAACCCCCATTACGGGGCCAGATGATGTcgataaatagcatgcatatgacttcttgagtttctctcctGGAAGTATCTCAAAAGTCTGATGAAATACCTTTTCATAGCCTCCTTCACTTATGACTTTAGTTGTCTGAGCAATCCTCCCCATGGCTGCATCGGTAATGCTAGGGCCAGTTTTCACTGATCAAGAAGGATTATTAGAGAAAACAAACAACATTGAAAGGTAAACATAAGCAGGCATAGCAATTGTCAGAGAAAGGACGATGATCACTGGAACAAGTATTCATGAATGATATCTGAGAAGATCAACTTTTCAGATCTCAGGGGGAAAAAAAAAGTCTTTCACTTACAATGCTGCCAAAAGTTCCCGGCCAAATCCTCTGTCTTCTTCGCTGTTTCATTGACCCTCTTCCCGAATTTATCGAGCACATCGCGCATCGTATCCCTCTTACCTATGCGCCAATTTGATAAATCCGATGAAACAATCGAAAGAGAAAGGGAAATCGCTTCGCGATTCGATCCATTTGATTTCGAAATGGGAATAGGAAAATCGAGCATACTCTTGCCGGATGGGGCGGGGGATGGGACGATATAAGGGTTGGACTCGGGCGGCATGGCGGTGGCTGTGACGGAGGCCGGCGCAACTTCCTCCGGGGTGAGCTTGGGATAGGGGGCGTAGTCGGCAGAGTGCGCTGCCTCACTCTCCTTCTTGTTGCCGTGGCCGAAGGGATTCATCGTCGACGAGCTTCCCTGCGCGAGATCCGTGCTCCGGATCGCCGGAGTAGATCGAGAACAAAAGGAATGGAAAAGCCGAATGAAACAAGaaaatatagttttttttttatttccttgcAAATAAGGAAATGggatacttaaaaatatattctaacatttatattataaaaaataaattaatatctaTTTTACTCTCCTAAATTAGATACATATTAATAGAGACAATAttttcataataatttttttttgagaattaTTTAATTCGTGGCACGGGGCAAATACAATAGTTAGAAATTTAAAAGATATTAATGTCTTAAAGAAATTTGATAGTGATTAGAATATGCGTTTTTAATATGTAAAAACTAAAACTAACAGATATTAACTTTACTATTAAATTAGAATTTTGCTAAAGAGAAGATATTAAAATAACTCCAGCTTCCactatatttttttcataatataaaatattataattttttattataaattcataaattaattaaatcatttaGGAAATGATTAATTAaactatttaattaattcaaatttttttatatattcaatttgactttgattttaaattttataaatgagttaaacttattaaattaaaaaatatagtgGAAGTTAGAATCAATAAATCATTCAACGGTTTGAGATCAAAATTACATCAATTaatctataaaaaataattaatttgataattaactgaattaattaattttatattggtTCGGTTTATTCAATTTTGAtaacaaaatttaattgatttagtttatgtaaaaataataatttagagATTTGGAGAAAGAATGTTTGatctataaaaaatatttttaatttttgaggGGTGTCCCTACAAAGTTGAGAAAAATATGTGATATAGTAATAAGAAAGGGTTGAGccggttatgacatggtattcttgcatcatgagtcgggaggtcgaaggtctgcggcagcaattgcgataacatcaatatctgtccgtgctaaacacctaagaccgccatgtcatagctgggcacgtattcaccgtgatttactccctctcatacttgtggggccggggtgagggggccgctgggttggcggttccaaccttttgcaTCAAGATGCTGACATGCGACTGCAAATTACCAAAGACCGTTCGGGAAAGGTCTTCACCACAATAAAGATCAAAGTCAAGACAGTCAACGCCCCACTATCACTGGGCGGGCGGGCGAGTGGTTCGCCCGATCAAGACATGAAAGGCTCAATCCAACATCACTACTAACTCGACCACCAGCTGAGCTAAGACACTCAAGACAGGAATGAACGTCAAGTATCGGCAGAAGCAGGCCGAGCGGTTACCCCGCTCGGCCTTACATCAATGCCAAATCAGCGGAGTGGAGTCATGGCCGAGAGAGCCACATGCGGACAACGTTACTGCAGCCGAGCGACTATCCCGTTCAATCTAGGTACAAATGCAACAACCAGACAGTGGAAGTATcggccgagcagctaccccgctcaACCAAGTAGTAGATTCATCCGCTAGGCAACGGACTCCAAGAAAGCGGCCAccccgctcggcccagcaatGGACGGCACTAGGACAGGGGACTTTCAGCCGAGCGGTCATTCCGTTTGACTGAGCAACAGACACAGCAggatatccttcgacatccttttgggagttaatgTCGCCGACGGGCATGGTCAAACAGAAGATCGTATAgcggaagcttccattgtcacttcagagatatgctcggcccaaTAAGATACTGTGTcaaggacactttactgacatgtctctTCAGGGAAAGCTTGGGATTGTGTGCCCGCTTTAAAGAGCGTGCACACacacgctacaggagccctatataaagggggggtctaGGCATCGGCGGAGATATGCTTTTCTCGTGACTTCTACAGTTGCGCTACaattccctttgcttcttgcctcaccggagactgacttgagcgtcaaagagtcatcgccgaggaccccttccctagctcgacactgacgctgcttgtgttgcaagCAGGAGCAAAGTCCCTCAGAGGTCAgcaagagcgccacgtccccagcatcca encodes the following:
- the LOC122041286 gene encoding GEM-like protein 1; amino-acid sequence: MNPFGHGNKKESEAAHSADYAPYPKLTPEEVAPASVTATAMPPESNPYIVPSPAPSGKSKRDTMRDVLDKFGKRVNETAKKTEDLAGNFWQHLKTGPSITDAAMGRIAQTTKVISEGGYEKVFHQTFEILPGEKLKKSYACYLSTSSGPVMGVLYLSTAKLAFCSDNPLSYKVGDQTQWSYYKVVIPLHQLRSASPCVSKEKPGEKYVQIVLFDNHEFWFIGFVNYDSAVINLQKAVPGTPHAHV